The following nucleotide sequence is from Peribacillus sp. ACCC06369.
CCTGCCAGACCGCTTTCCCTCCGCGCTTCCTCATGCGTCAAATCTGAACGGATAATATCAGGCAGAAGTCCGGCTGGACCTGACGACAACGGATCAACAACCTGAACGCGGCATTGAGCCAACGGCAGCTGTTTTAAATCGCCCTCTTCCCAAGTATGAAAGATTCCGGATTCCGCCGATGTCAACCGGCTGAAATGCATGAACACTTTCCCCGGCTCACCCCGGCCCGATTTCTGTTCAAGCCGCTGATCAAAATCTTCAATCCATTTAGCTGCCCCTTTTCCCGTCACCCCCGGATGGGGAATGAATGGATGCCACTTTCCCTCCAATGTTTCCATATCCAACAGATAGAATTGATTGGCTTGTTCTGCAGTTGTAACACCTGTAGCCTCTTTGAACCACTCGAATACCATTATATTGGCTAACATCGCTCCGGCTGTGGAGGAAAAAGAAGAAGACGCCTGATCCTTTTCCAGCACAGTTTGATGTAAACGGTGCCACGCTGACTCCCAACATCCTTTGGAATCCGGATGGACAAGCGGGCCAGCCATGCCTATTTGATTGATGATCAATGCAGGAAACAGGACCTTTTTCCCTTGCCTGCAAACCGAATGAAGTTCTCTTAATTCCTTAATATCACCCTCCTGTGACACATATAATATCGAGTCGAATGGCCGCACGATCTCCTGCCATTCAATCCCTGCTCCCTTCTCAAGCACGACCTCCTCTATCGCTGCCTCTTCGTCCGACTTACGCGCATGTGCAACGATTTCCTTCAATCTTTCTCTATTGGTCGGTACCGTGTCCGTAATGAGGATATGGAATGTGGGCAGTCCGGATTCGATCAGCGCGGACACCACTGAAAGGAACAGTGGGCCAGAACCTATTGCCAGAGCCCTTCCCTTTCGATAAGCTTGAAAACGGTATGCCCCGGAATCGCCGTAGCTGTCGAGGAACTCGATTTGGGAAGCATACCTTTCAAGAACCTGATCCCCTAATTGATGGGGACTGTCCTGACTTACATCCCGAACGAACCCATTCGCGTACAAAACCTCGGCAATTTCCATGACACGGTTCCGATACGGTCCAGGCAATCCATCCGTCAAATCGCTTAATGTATGGTCCCCGTTGAACATCGGCAATAACTTTTCAATCCATTGGACGATTGTGCTGCCCTCCATTCGGAACGAACTTATGTTATTCCTGAAATAAACACCTCTGTTTGGTTCCGGTAGAAAAAACGTATCCCTTTTCACTTTCAAACGCATAGAAGGGGTCAAATTCACCATTCCGCTCCTCCTAACCCGAAGCATTCTACGTTCTGCTTCAGCACTTCACTTTAATCCTATGTACGACAATTTGTCCCTTATGTCTAATAAAGAAAAGTCCCTGCTGCACCGCAGGGACTTTTCTTTATTAGACCTGAAACCTTAATGGCCGCAACGTCCGCAACGTCCACCGCATCCTCCACAACGTCCGCATCCACCACAACGACCACAACGACCGCCGCATCCTCCACAGCCAAAGCAGCCAAAACACAAGAAACAGCCAAAACAACCTAAACCAAATTGACGAGAATCTTCCATGGAATACTGCTGAGGGACTTGTTCCCAAGAAACTGGCTGAGTCACCTGGAAATCATCGACATTCAGGTTTTGCAATTGATTTTGAAATTCATACATTTTATATAACCTCCGTGTATTATTTATAAGGTAGTGCTTGGAATAGATAAAAAAACCGGAACGAAATGGTCAGGGAATTAACACCACGTCAAGTATCCCTCCAACAAAATATGTAAGGGGAGTGGGTATTGCCACTGATTAAAAAGCCTATTTTTACTAAATCCCATTCACGTCGAATGCCTGATCACCATTAAAAACCCAATGAAAAAGCAGAAAACCGGAAGGATAATATCCTTCCGGTTTTCATGCTCACCTCTTAAATTAAGTCCTTACAAGATACTTCAATGGAGGATCATTTATGTATAGGCCATATCGATCGGTCATCAGGATATGCATGAAAAGTCACCTTAGTTCTGCAGTTGTTCATAGCGATTCCAGTTTACCGATTTTTCCAGCACGATTGATATTAATACACCCATTATGAGCCCATTCGTCAAAAAGGGCTGTAAAAGCGTGGGAACGCCCGCAAATGCATTGGGCAGGATATTCATCAAACTCACTCCGATCAATACTGGTACGGCAAGCCTGAATATCGTGTCTGAAGTGAATTGCTGACCCTTGACGCTGTTGAAAGCCGTTCCAAACAGTTGAAGGTAAGCGACGAACAATACAGCGTTCCCGACTGTTATTGGCATGCTGGCCAGGAAAGAGATAAACGGAGGAATGAGACCAATCATGGTCAACAACATGCCTCCGAATAAGAAGGGCCTCCGCTCATAGATTTGCGTGCTTTGCAAAAATCCGATGGATGAAGTGAAAGGTGTATACGGCACAAGGCCAAGCACCGGAGCGAAAATGGTAAATCCGCCAGTCATGAATAAAGAATTTCGATACTGCTTGTGGTCAGCGTCATCCCCCATTAACTCGGATGCGGCTTGAATGGAAGCGAACGTGTTACACAAATTCAGTAAGCCTGCAAAAAAAGAAATCGCTATTATCCCGAATTCCAGGTTTGGTGTGCCTAATGGGAACAAGGAAAAAGAGGCACCCGTCGATCCCATTTCTCCCCCGTCCTCTGGAAATAGCAGCGAGTAAAAAATCCATCCCACAACAATCCCGATCAAAATGGAGAAATTGCTTATGGTCCTTGGTCCTTTTATTTTTAATATACTTACTAAAAAGACAATCCCCAATGATAGGAAACTGACCGGGATGTTAATTTCCCCATCCTCCGTAATCCCCAGCATCCCCTTAAAAAAGACAAAAATGAGCTGGAACGTCAGAAGGAATAAGTAAACGGTCATGACCATGGGCGTAAAAATCTTCTGGACATAAGAAATCAGGTTGAAGCCAGATATAATGAGGGTCACGACACCGGCTGCAATGAGACCAGTAGCTATTCCCCCTCCTATTTCAGCATAACCGAGCCCTATGGATGGTGCAGATAACCCTAAATTCAGCATCACTCCCCACAATAGACCGGAGTGCCCTTCCATAATGGGATACTTATGCCCCTTCCAACCCTGAATCACGCAAGCGATCCCGGTGAAAATGAGCGAGCTTCTCATGGTCATTTCCGTAACATTGGGAGGAAGATCAAAAGCTGCGCCAATCGATATGGGCACCACTACCGTATTTGCAAAAATAAAAAACAACCATTGAAAAGAAGAAAATAGAGTCACGGAAGATCTCCAACTTTTCATAGATTCCATCTCCTTTGAACATGATACTTTTTTAAGCTCATGGTGAATACATGGTTTAATCGCCCTTCATAGGACAACACCATGCTAATGGACGCGGTCCCCAGATGGCCATTTCTTGAACACATGGCAACACAGGGATCAAAGTCCTCTTACGCTTTGCGGTTCTGCTGCCATCATCATGCCAAAATAAAGATGCAGATTCGATGCAAAATGACAGCGTTTACCATTAATAGTAACAAAGGCCGCGGCTTCTTGCTAATTTGTTGGCTGGACTCGATTACAAGGCAAATGGACTAGCGGAAGCCAAACCCTTTAATTTGATAGAAAGGATCATTGTTAACCAGCCCTTTTGGAATCGTAGTCCATTTTATCCTGTTTAAAGCATATAGGGCAAAAACATAATGACATGGGAAGCAAGTCCTTAACCAATATAGCAAAAAAAATTACAGTAAGTAAAAGTATACGGGAGCGAACATGGCAGACTACCTGCATTCCGAGACTTTCAATCCCCAAAAGAAAAAGGAAATCCGGAAGTATCCAGAGATCCTTGGGTTAGCCCTACAAGTCTATTGACTGCTTTTGTTTATATAGTGAACCGGAAACCAAGTTACCCTTGAAAATGACCGCTTTACGTTCAGAACGCCTGGCAACTGCTTCTGCAGAACAGCTTGCGTCAATTAACACCAAGCTTGCTGCATCCCCCACTTTCGGCCATACCTGGTTACCCTTTTCGTCCAATGGGGTTTTTCCGCCCGTTATATACCCGAGTGTTCGGGAGAGGGAGACTTCATCAATCCATTTGAAGCGTTCTGCCAGCCTGCCGGCTCTCTCTAGAATGTCACCGTTCCCTAGAGGTGACCATACATCAAAGATATTATCATTCCCTACTGATACTTCAACCCCTCTTTCATGTAATAAACCAACAGGGGGCATCTGTCTGTTAATAGGGACACTTGTGACGATGGAAATCCCCGCATCCTTAAGGATGTCAGCCAGCTCAAAGGCTTCTTCCCTGGATACATCCCCTATGCCAAACGCATGGCTTAATGCTACCCTGCCTTCCCAGCCTGCTTGCTTGGTCAGGGCTGCCAAACGTTTCATGGTGAACGTGCCCAAGTGGCCGGGATCATGTAAATGCAGGTCCACATCAGCGTTCGCTTCCACTGCCAAATCCATCAATTGCACGAGCGAAGCTTCAATATTGTTATCGACTGTGGCTGGGTCGACTGCCCCGACGATTCCCGCTCCGTTTCGCAATGCCTCCCTGACAAGCTGGACAGACCCCGACCGCAACAATCCGTGCTGCGCAAATGCGACTATTTCTGAACTGAGTCTATTGGAATAGCCAGCAAGCGCCTCTTGGACTTGCTCTAAGTTCTGCAATCCCACTTCCGGGTAGATATCAACATGGGTCCGTACATGTGTAGAGCCAGAAGCTAAAAGTATTTCCAGTAAAGACTCTGCCCGTTTACATGTGCTTGTTGCAATGGAAGGCAGCACCCTCTTCTCATTTTCAAAGCGTTCAATGACACTTTTAGAAGGCGTGCATGCTCTCCATACATCCCCCATCAGTGTCTTATCAAGATGGACATGCTTTTCAATGAAGGAGGGTAACGCCAGCAATCCTTTTGCATCTTCCGCTGGCAGATCATTAGGTATGGCCTCCCCATCTTTAACGATCTTCGTGATCCTTCCATCCTCCATCAACAGATGGAATAGACCGGTTATTGTTCCTGTAACTCTATCATTCTCTTTCCGGTAACCACATTCCATACGAACATTCTTTAACCAATAGATTGTATTCATGCCCTTCATTCCCTTCTTGAAATAGACATTCCCTTCACATTCAAGGCGGATTCACAGTCGAGTCCGCCGTAAACCAGATTCCCATTGACCATGACCGCAGAACGCGTGGATCTCCGGGCAACTGCCTCGGCAGCACAAGAGGCATCCACGAATACCATACTTGCTTCATTTCCCACGTTCGGCCATAAACGATTTCCTTCATGGTCCAGTGTCCTGACCCCGCCCGTAATGAATTGGAGC
It contains:
- a CDS encoding heterocycloanthracin/sonorensin family bacteriocin, translating into MYEFQNQLQNLNVDDFQVTQPVSWEQVPQQYSMEDSRQFGLGCFGCFLCFGCFGCGGCGGRCGRCGGCGRCGGCGGRCGRCGH
- a CDS encoding putative thiazole-containing bacteriocin maturation protein gives rise to the protein MVNLTPSMRLKVKRDTFFLPEPNRGVYFRNNISSFRMEGSTIVQWIEKLLPMFNGDHTLSDLTDGLPGPYRNRVMEIAEVLYANGFVRDVSQDSPHQLGDQVLERYASQIEFLDSYGDSGAYRFQAYRKGRALAIGSGPLFLSVVSALIESGLPTFHILITDTVPTNRERLKEIVAHARKSDEEAAIEEVVLEKGAGIEWQEIVRPFDSILYVSQEGDIKELRELHSVCRQGKKVLFPALIINQIGMAGPLVHPDSKGCWESAWHRLHQTVLEKDQASSSFSSTAGAMLANIMVFEWFKEATGVTTAEQANQFYLLDMETLEGKWHPFIPHPGVTGKGAAKWIEDFDQRLEQKSGRGEPGKVFMHFSRLTSAESGIFHTWEEGDLKQLPLAQCRVQVVDPLSSGPAGLLPDIIRSDLTHEEARRESGLAGVEAYASRTLSQLIQTLPPIEGAGEIKESIGVGGGETFAECVCRGLQSSLDTEFGNKEFNQEKLVSVQLGDVDDERCRYYLQALTRLQGDPIIAFGEEVSGFPVVWAGTSDGWSGAVGLNVTIALRNALQKAIMKVQNQTVCLTAPGLVASSVLKEKKVNLVIPSCEVTGNSEIVQSAIQVLKKNKKRIFVFELELEPFFKEELAGVFGVFLREEESG
- a CDS encoding uracil/xanthine transporter: MKSWRSSVTLFSSFQWLFFIFANTVVVPISIGAAFDLPPNVTEMTMRSSLIFTGIACVIQGWKGHKYPIMEGHSGLLWGVMLNLGLSAPSIGLGYAEIGGGIATGLIAAGVVTLIISGFNLISYVQKIFTPMVMTVYLFLLTFQLIFVFFKGMLGITEDGEINIPVSFLSLGIVFLVSILKIKGPRTISNFSILIGIVVGWIFYSLLFPEDGGEMGSTGASFSLFPLGTPNLEFGIIAISFFAGLLNLCNTFASIQAASELMGDDADHKQYRNSLFMTGGFTIFAPVLGLVPYTPFTSSIGFLQSTQIYERRPFLFGGMLLTMIGLIPPFISFLASMPITVGNAVLFVAYLQLFGTAFNSVKGQQFTSDTIFRLAVPVLIGVSLMNILPNAFAGVPTLLQPFLTNGLIMGVLISIVLEKSVNWNRYEQLQN
- a CDS encoding amidohydrolase gives rise to the protein MNTIYWLKNVRMECGYRKENDRVTGTITGLFHLLMEDGRITKIVKDGEAIPNDLPAEDAKGLLALPSFIEKHVHLDKTLMGDVWRACTPSKSVIERFENEKRVLPSIATSTCKRAESLLEILLASGSTHVRTHVDIYPEVGLQNLEQVQEALAGYSNRLSSEIVAFAQHGLLRSGSVQLVREALRNGAGIVGAVDPATVDNNIEASLVQLMDLAVEANADVDLHLHDPGHLGTFTMKRLAALTKQAGWEGRVALSHAFGIGDVSREEAFELADILKDAGISIVTSVPINRQMPPVGLLHERGVEVSVGNDNIFDVWSPLGNGDILERAGRLAERFKWIDEVSLSRTLGYITGGKTPLDEKGNQVWPKVGDAASLVLIDASCSAEAVARRSERKAVIFKGNLVSGSLYKQKQSIDL